A portion of the Suricata suricatta isolate VVHF042 chromosome 11, meerkat_22Aug2017_6uvM2_HiC, whole genome shotgun sequence genome contains these proteins:
- the DUSP8 gene encoding dual specificity protein phosphatase 8 yields MAGDRLPRKVMDAKKLASLLRGGPGGPLVIDSRSFVEYNSWHVLSSVNICCSKLVKRRLQQGKVTIADLIQPAARCQVEATEPQDVVVYDQSTRDASVLAADSFLSILLSKLDGCFDSVAILTGGFATFSSCFPGLCEGKPAALLPMSLSQPCLPVPSVGLTRILPHLYLGSQKDVLNKDLMTQNGISYVLNASNSCPKPDFICESRFMRIPINDNYCEKLLPWLDKCIEFIGEGRRSAASAPGGAGVEAG; encoded by the exons ATGGCTGGGGACCGGCTCCCTCGGAAGGTGATGGATGCCAAGAAGCTGGCCAGCCTCCTGCGGGGCGGACCTGGGGGCCCCCTGGTCATCGACAGCCGCTCTTTCGTGGAGTACAACAGCTGGCACGTGCTCAGCTCCGTCAACATCTGCTGCTCCAAGCTGGTGAAGCGGCGGCTGCAGCAGGGCAAGGTGACCATCGCGGACCTCATCCAGCCAGCCGCGCGCTGCCAG GTGGAGGCCACGGAGCCACAGGATGTGGTGGTCTATGACCAGAGCACACGGGACGCCAGCGTGCTGGCTGCAGACAGCTTCCTCTCCATCCTGCTTAGTAAGTTGGACGGCTGCTTCGACAGCGTGGCCATCCTCACAG GGGGCTTTGCCAccttctcctcctgcttcccCGGCCTCTGTGAGGGCAAGCCTGCTGCCCTGCTGCCCATGAGCCTCTCCCAGCCCTGTCTGCCAGTGCCCAGTGTGGGCCTGACCCGCATCCTGCCTCACCTCTACCTGGGCTCTCAGAAAGACGTCCTGAACAAG GATCTGATGACCCAGAACGGAATAAGCTATGTCCTCAACGCCAGCAACTCCTGCCCCAAGCCGGACTTCATCTGTGAGAGCCGCTTCATGCGCATTCCCATCAATGACAACTACTGCGAAAAGCTGCTGCCCTGGCTGGACAAGTGCATTGAGTTCATCGGTGAGGGGCGGCGCTCTGCTGCCAGTGCtccgggaggggcgggggtggaggcGGGGTAG